Within Mercenaria mercenaria strain notata chromosome 15, MADL_Memer_1, whole genome shotgun sequence, the genomic segment GTTGCATTTTTTGCAACTCTCAGTCAACATCTAAATCACGCTGGAGCGCATCAGTCAATCACCTTTGACAATGTGGTAACTAACATCGGCAATGCTTACAATAGTCATTTCGGCTCCTTTACTGCCCCCGTGTCTGGTACGTACGTCTTTTCTGTCACACTCTTCTCAATGTACCATAGTAACTACCACGCACAATTTGTCAAAAATGGACAGGGTATTACCTGGCTGTACAGTACATTCGCTGGTTTCCTGCTACAAGAAGATTTTGCGAGCGTAGCCGTCGtgggaaaataaaatgaaatgtgcTTGAATTGtgaatttttgtcaaaaagtcAGATATTCTTTACATTCTCCGGCTATAATTTTGTGTCAGTATTCAATCCGTATATGCTGTATTCAAATATCAACATATTGtggataataaaatgaaagacttCTAGGTCATAAGTAAatataatgtgtatttttcacttactCAATGGTCATTACTCTGGTCGAACGGAGTGAAACAATAGACCATCTGCACAGCTTCAAATACTATATAACACAGCTCTAATGTTATATGACTAAGACAAGTGCTCttttagatatatgcaacaaaatctCTCATACCTTTTATGCATATTGTTGACTttatcaaggaccataactctgttcTGACCGACAGAAATGCCGAATTGAAACCCCAGTGGCACAACGTtctatgctgaataatattctttaTGTTATATGTCCCGGGTCAAAAACGTTTTAAACTCCAATTTGATGTCCTATACATGCATACTTTGATCTAttcaaggttcataactctgatCTAGCTGTGTAAGATCCCAACTAAAGCATCAAGTGCGCAACTTCATTTTCTAAATAATAATCATGTGAAATTTGACGACTCTGGGCCAATTAAGAATGTTGAAGTATGCTTTACACgaaattcggacggacggacatacggacggacaAGGACAACTCTAAAGAAAAAAAGCagtatataagatattttaagttTATGTTGCCATGGTTACCTATAACTTTAAGATACGGTagaatatatattaaatgtttaatattCTTTGTATATATTAAGCCCTATATTTTAAATAGGTAACAAAATGGCATAAAAGACTTCGCAAATGCTGTAATCATATGTAGTTgctgaaaaattaaagaaaatgcgttaccatggtaACAAGACCCCGCGACTTATAAATTTAAGCTGATATTAGAAAGCTTAAGCATGTACCCTGTGTACGGTCCTACAATTCCAAATAATCGAAAATTTAACGACACTGTGTCAAAGTATGGGTAGTCATTTTGCATGGCATTTAAAACTTTTGATGTGATAGTTTATAAGACAAGACTACACTTAAGGCATCGAACGCAAGCCCTACCTAtcaacatgaaaattttaatgtCGATTGCAAATTATATGCAAATTGGAGGTGGATATCTTTCTAAGTTCTATTGGTTGAAGACAGAATCTCTATACAGTAGTCTCAACTGAGTTAGTAGGCTATTCTGATATGATGACGTGCTAGTTGCTcataaatttcattattatatatGCATTCTCACAATTCCGCAACCTCCGTGTCAAAACAGAAGATGTTATTGAACACCTTTCAAGTCATATTGCACAGCAGGtcttaaacaaaagaaatgatgtaaaatgattactaaaatttcattttttgactTCCCCGGATTTATTGAAGcaacagaaaatattattattagtgCGCCTGCTCTGTAATACTTCTAGTTCTATATTCAGTGAGGATTTatcagttatttttttatttttatttaaatttttctgcTCTGTTTACACAACAAGATTTTAGCATAAGCATATATTAAGTTACTttcacaacaaaaaaataaattttattcatatgtaGCAACAATTCAACAGAACTTCAACTTCGTATTGCCTTTCATCAATATATTTGCACAAAATTAGAGTAATTCTTAAGCTGCAGTGAGTAACTCTTGTCTGTCGgatatacttaagaaataatttatagcaaaacagtgttttaacaccattacgcacgatgggcggttatacgtcgggagtaatgaaattatttgtacgacgtattaccgccggagtgtataaatagcgttaaaacagggttttggtataaattatttcgattcttggtcgcaacaaaaacattgaattcactgcacgttaacgtgacgtcattctagcgtaaggatgtaagaatgttttaacagagaaaaaacaatttagaatGTAAAATAACCAACGTTAGCTTGCAtttacactaccgtccatgaacaggctaaatcaaaccgagcctgcaacatttccatTTATGTAATGCTGGGTGACATTCAGTTTTCTACTTTCTATAtcttattatcacagcagcgttgtatGTGCCGTGTTGCGGCCGTTATAAGTCTACATCATtgaaagttgttatatttcgatctcttcataTCGTTgatgataattacaaaatttacgTGGAGACAAATAATTGATATTTCTGATAAATATGAACCTTTTCTACTGGTCTCTTTAAAACAAggtatat encodes:
- the LOC128548848 gene encoding heavy metal-binding protein HIP-like, yielding MENLEAREKSREKVYLREIKSLRRQLLIQTRRTASLESVVRRLSNKSPGKLNQEIDKSVETEDDGNGRIKSAEKPSREAMQTHRIRRAENENPVAFFATLSQHLNHAGAHQSITFDNVVTNIGNAYNSHFGSFTAPVSGTYVFSVTLFSMYHSNYHAQFVKNGQGITWLYSTFAGFLLQEDFASVAVVGK